The proteins below are encoded in one region of Dromaius novaehollandiae isolate bDroNov1 chromosome 9, bDroNov1.hap1, whole genome shotgun sequence:
- the SLC16A14 gene encoding monocarboxylate transporter 14 translates to MYTSREDIGYDFGDDSKDGSKTIQPNPNIDGGWAWMIVLSSFLVHILIMGSQMALGILNMEWLEEFNQSRGLTAWVSSLSMGITLIVGPFIGLFISMCGCRKTAIIGGILNALGWILSAYASNVHCLFITFGVTAGVGSGMVYLPAVVMVGQYFQKRRALAQGLSTTGTGFGAFLMTALLKYLCVEFGWRNAMFIQGAISLNLCVCGALMRPLSSKEFVNEKYVVRNNSEVNHAKALSHSTETIKSNGVLNEEQEKKEEATNEEVLDSVQRIESGGKSRSGRNMYGLCILKTVSQLTVTVRKGFGVWYSSYFGAASLFTNRVFVAFIIWALFAYSSFVIPFIHLPEIVKQYNLSSQNNIFPLTSIIAIVHIFGKVILGIISDLPCISTWNVFLMANFTLVACILILPLMQTYISLAVICALIGFSSGYFSLMPVVTEDLVGTKHLANAYGIIICANGISALLGPPFAGWIYDITQKYDFSFYICGLLYMVGIIFLLIQPCIQKKQPREKSTEEAQV, encoded by the exons ATGTATACTAGTCGAGAGGATATTGGATATGATTTTGGAGATGACTCAAAAGATGGAAGTAAGACAATTCAGCCTAATCCAAACATCGATGGAGGATGGGCTTGGATGATTGTACTTTCCTCTTTCCTTGTACACATTCTTATCATGGGGTCCCAGATGGCCCTTGGAATACtcaacatggaatggctggaagAATTTAATCAAAGTCGAGGCTTAACAGCGTGGGTTAGCTCCCTTAGCATGGGCATTACACTTATCGTAG GTCCTTTCATTGGTTTATTCATTAGCATGTGTGGGTGCCGCAAGACAGCAATAATTGGAGGGATACTAAATGCCCTAGGTTGGATACTGAGTGCCTATGCCTCAAATGTGCACTGCCTCTTCATTACATTTGGAGTGACAGCCG GTGTTGGAAGCGGCATGGTTTATCTGCCTGCAGTGGTCATGGTGGGACAGTATTTTCAGAAGAGAAGAGCACTTGCACAAGGACTCAGTACAACAGGAACAGGGTTTGGAGCTTTCTTAATGACTGCGTTACTGAAGTACCTTTGTGTGGAATTTGGATGGAGGAATGCAATGTTCATCCAGGGTGCGATCTCTCTGAACCTTTGTGTCTGTGGGGCACTCATGAGACCTCTTTCTTCCAAAGAGTTTGTTAATGAAAAGTATGTTGTGAGAAATAATAGTGAAGTTAATCATGCAAAAGCTCTGTCCCATTCCACAGAGACTATAAAATCTAATGGAGTCTTaaatgaagaacaggaaaaaaaagaagaggcaacAAATGAAGAAGTGCTTGACAGTGTTCAACGCATAGAAAGCGGAGGTAAATCTAGAAGTGGAAGGAATATGTATGGACTGTGCATTCTTAAGACAGTGAGCCAGCTGACAGTTACAGTCAGGAAGGGGTTTGGAGTTTGGTACTCCAGTTACTTTGGAGCTGCATCACTGTTTACCAACAGAGTGTTTGTGGCCTTTATAATTTGGGCTTTGTTTGCCTATAGCAGCTTTGTCATTCCCTTTATTCATCTTCCAGAAATAGTCAAGCAGTACAATTTATCGAGTCAGAATAATATATTTCCTTTGACATCAATTATAGCCATTGTTCATATATTTGGTAAAGTGATCCTTGGAATCATCTCTGATTTACCGTGCATCAGCACTTGGAATGTCTTCCTCATGGCTAACTTTACCCTGGTTGCCTGTATTCTTATTTTGCCATTAATGCAAACATACATTAGTCTGGCTGTGATTTGTGCTCTAATAGGATTTTCTAGTGGCTATTTTTCTCTAATGCCTGTTGTGACTGAAGATTTAGTTGGAACTAAACACCTTGCAAATGCCTATGGCATCATCATTTGTGCCAATGGAATATCTGCATTGCTTGGACCACCCTTTGCAG GTTGGATCTATGACATCAcacaaaaatatgatttttcattttacatatgtGGCTTGCTATACATGGTGGGAATAATATTTTTACTTATCCAACCTTGTATTCAAAAGAAACAACCAAGAGAAAAATCTACAGAAGAGGCACAAGTATAG